GAAGAGGTCGTCGGTCGTCGAACACAAGAAATCCACGCAAAAAATGTGATTCTGAAAAGCCAAAACAATGCGCTGGAAAACATTGCCTCAATAGACCCTCTCACTCAACTGTACAACCGTCGTGCGTTTAACGCCCTGATTGAAAAGAATATTTTAGCCGACAACCAAGGTGCACTTTCGCCCACTCTGATTGTGCTAGACATTGACCATTTCAAAAAAATAAACGACCTATTTGGACACGATGTTGGCGACGATATTTTGTGCCGTACCGCTCAAGAGTTATCGAATAATGATGATGAAAACATCATTTGTCGTTGGGGGGGTGAGGAATTTGTCATACTAATTCCCAACACCACACCAGATATGGTTTCAACATACTTGGACGCGTTGCGGACTAAAATATCGCAAGCAAACTTTGCCCCCGTTGAAGCATTAACGTTTAGTGCAGGCGTTGCAACAAGAGCGCCAGATGAGCCCTTTAAAGCGTGGTTTCAAAGGGCGGATAAAGCCATGTATGAAGCGAAAGCGTCAGGGAGAAATAACGTTATTTGGGGTTAAGGGATAACTTAATCATATGTTCCGTTTCATGTTGAAAGAACTTTAAAAGTCACAGATATACAGGTGCTGATCAAATAGCACATGGATCGTACATATCGCCTTACTCAATAAACCGCTGAATCAAAGACTCAGGTAAATAGATCTAATTTATCCGCGGCTTCACCAATGCCCAAACAGCATAATTACTAGAGCACTGCCACGCACTCACGTTGTATTGAAATTTGCACACTAACTTCCCCATCGTTCGACTCGATATTGCCTTGGTGATTTTCCCAACGCCTTTTTAAAAAAGGTAATAAACGCGCTGACAGATTCATAACCAAGCTCTTCTGATATGGTTTGCACTGGTGTATTAACGGCGAGCTTCTGTAACGCGAGAACGATGTGAAGCTGGCTGCGCCATTGGCCAAAAGTGAGTTGAACATGGCGTTTAATCATCCGCGCCAACGTTCGTTCGCTCATGGCAAAATCGTTAGCCCATTGCCCCAACGTGCGCTTTTCACTGGGGTTGGCCAGCAAGGCTAAAGCAAGACGATTAAGTATTGGCTCATCAGGAATAGGAAAATCAAACGCTTCGCGCTCTTGTTCAACCAATTGATCGAGTAAAACCGTGACCAGTCTATCCGTCGCAGAGCCTGCTTCGTAGTCTGGTTCTTGGGTGGCCAATGACGTGGTCAGTTCTCTTAATAACGACGTGACCGTTAGGGTACAGGCCTTATCAGGCATAGAAAGATCGGTTGAATCCACAA
This genomic stretch from Marinomonas primoryensis harbors:
- a CDS encoding AraC family transcriptional regulator, coding for MLNTDNESSRLVTDLNFADEYPQRVLVLRSKAAPHIEETPWHRHQKGQLVMPLTGVVTSFIDDKMWLVPPRCAVWIPSMVIHRNQISPCADVCMLFVDSTDLSMPDKACTLTVTSLLRELTTSLATQEPDYEAGSATDRLVTVLLDQLVEQEREAFDFPIPDEPILNRLALALLANPSEKRTLGQWANDFAMSERTLARMIKRHVQLTFGQWRSQLHIVLALQKLAVNTPVQTISEELGYESVSAFITFFKKALGKSPRQYRVERWGS